From the genome of Acropora palmata chromosome 4, jaAcrPala1.3, whole genome shotgun sequence, one region includes:
- the LOC141879006 gene encoding uncharacterized protein LOC141879006 isoform X3, with protein MFRDSPGCKSCTIYGIPDIRRQKLSPAITFSGFGVVALESHYSDMPGSLPFSKDAHLTVSDASGVVEWKAFSTTSTSGYGYLPRELVALNSLEEEPWFFGEIPSAITTAILREQVPGCFILRTSGLGARTILSFRTDKTVKHVEVVLDETTHKYRVKDESDSVCYANFLQFDSIQQLLDQCKQHATLGTFLEKYPTLKNSDEIWKVDWAEIEAREERDSDLPWIVLNGKFQNKEASIHILPEGSSDILKEKFSNQSRLMMTLNHQNIVRLHGVGLKGPRNFIVHENLCNGDLLEYLRSNASLLSSQPSELRNILNHVINGMVYLHENSVEHGELVLQNCLVGEREQIKISGFHCARSPWCKQPLSDEGYKNKVPIPAPELSESWSWSDVWAFGFFIFTVVTVGEKPIASLHEVSSFTQPNEAMDDLGRLVEKIKFCLQKDPNARPTFQELRDQVSNASSTQSCSSHSLEDALHVQFIPEETVTVPLNKPSMNGDEEPEVFFFEDENAVTDWDSGETSTSQSREDLRQRLKHAELAALKANALQKRAEAAKDCILRQVQEAEAKCLREVEMITKSFLKRLTEASDRAAEAEQARYLAEEVKRLTEEKYTLYKYESEKNMHDLKAMFDDALLERDELMAALKTVGKDFDSGEMASTKRRDSIRHLEGKYQRYISTSDRTIQSLKTQLSGVVKHRDQLASDREAIRNEMRDTREALEQAVKEKEEFQFRLEEAQFETERLEEMISTMTQKRQQAERERDQLQMLTDMSLMKLRQAESVQPKKRASVVSMPPRMNERAKETQREPSLRRLSQHLLHMITPSGVEKSLNSGEIEMNVVPEDSILEDQISSQRMGKFDLEEPHKEPEQMISGEEVVMPVLEKSKVELQQRNLEEAMDASSRHDHIHETIEPEQELKENHGKSQKSASRKTSLEYSDIHEKHIVRISADQSKEGSQAFLIPTLHIEEADNERETTDQTHIPGTEISQVDGDEAFKPLEEGETYPYDYHQTESPMFIIEGEDGNERILYSIDDVSELFEGIPQTTL; from the exons ATGTTCCGTGATTCACCGGGATGCAAATCATGTACAATATATG GTATTCCAGACATTAGAAGGCAAAAG TTGTCTCCGGCTATCACCTTTAGTGGCTTTGGTGTGGTGGCCCTAGAGTCACATTACTCAGACATGCCAGGAAGTCTTCCATTTAGCAAG GATGCACATTTGACCGTTTCGGATGCTTCTGGAGTTGTTGAATGGAAAGCATTCTCGACAACATC GACCAGCGGATACGGATACCTTCCAAGAGAGCTAGTCGCACTGAACAGTCTGGAAGAAGAGCC GTGGTTTTTCGGAGAGATACCATCCGCCATTACAACAGCTATCTTAAGAGAACAG GTACCAGGGTGTTTTATTTTGAGAACTAGTGGACTGGGAGCAAGAACCATTCTTTCCTTTAG GACGGACAAAACAGTAAAACACGTTGAAGTTGTCCTAGATGAAACAACTCACAAGTATCGAGTGAAAGATGAATCAGACTCAGTTTGTTACGCAAATTTTCTGCAGTTTGATAGCATACAGCAACTACTGGACCAATGCAAACAACATGCAa cTTTGGGGACTTTCCTGGAGAAGTATCCCACACTCAAGAACTCAGATG aaaTCTGGAAAGTCGATTGGGCGGAGATTGAAGCAAGAGAAGAGAGGGACTCAGATCTGCCCTGG ATTGTattaaacgggaaatttcaaaacaaagaggCTTCCATTCATATTTTGCCAGAGGGAAGTTCTGATatcttgaaagaaaagtttAGCAACCAGTCAAGATTGATGAT GACCCTGAACCACCAAAACATTGTGAGACTACACGGAGTTGGACTGAAAGGACCTCGCAACTTCATAGTTCACGAAAATTTGTGCAATG GTGATCTATTGGAATACCTAAGGAGCAACGCATCTCTCCTCTCGTCTCAACCTTCTGAGTTGAGAAATATCTTGAATCACGTAATCAACGGGATGGTCTACCTACATGAGAATTCTGTAGAACACGGAGAATTG GTGCTGCAGAATTGCCTTGTCGGCGAGAGGGAACAAATCAAGATTTCAGGTTTTCATTGTGCAAG ATCTCCTTGGTGCAAACAACCGCTTTCTGACGAGGGTTACAAGAACAAAGTGCCTATTCCAGCACCAGAGTTATCTGAGTCTTGGTCATGGTCTGACGTTTGGGCTTTTG gcttctttattttcactgttgtcaCCGTGGGAGAAAAGCCAATCGCATCATTACACGAG GTTTCAAGTTTCACTCAACCCAATGAAGCAATGGATGACCTAGGCCGTCTAGTGGAAAAGATAaagttttgtttacaaaag GATCCAAACGCCCGTCCTACCTTTCAAGAACTTCGTGATCAAGTCTCAAATGCTTCATCCACTCAAAGTTGTTCTTCTCATTCCTTAGAAG atgcGCTGCACGTCCAATTCATCCCTGAGGAAACGGTCACAGTTCCACTGAACAAACCCTCAATGAATGGGGACGAAGAGCCGGAAGTATTCTTCTTCGAGGACGAAAACGCGGTTACAGATTGGGACAGTGGCGAAACATCGACTTCTCAAAGTCGTGAGGATCTGAGACAACGCCTCAAGCATGCAGAGTTAGCCGCCTTGAAAGCAAATGCCTTGCAAAAACGAGCCGAGGCAGCGAAAGATTGTATCCTTAGACAAGTTCAAGAGGCAGAGGCAAAGTGTCTAAGAGAAGTCGAGATGATAACAAAGTCGTTTTTAAAGCGGCTGACTGAGGCCAGTGATCGTGCAGCAGAGGCCGAGCAAGCTCGGTATTTAGCCGAAGAAGTAAAACGGCTCACTGAAGAAAAGTATACTCTGTACAAATATGAGAGCGAAAAAAATATGCACGATCTGAAGGCCATGTTTGACGATGCTCTTCTTGAAAGGGATGAGCTCATGGCAGCGTTAAAAACGGTTGGTAAGGATTTTGATTCTGGCGAAATGGCCTCCACAAAACGCAGGGACTCCATTCGCCATCTTGAAGGTAAATATCAGCGATACATCTCCACGAGTGATCGAACAATACAGAGCTTAAAAACACAACTAAGTGGGGTCGTCAAACATCGAGATCAACTTGCCTCTGACCGTGAAGCGATTAGAAACGAGATGAGAGATACTAGAGAGGCCCTGGAACAGGCGGTGAAGGAAAAGGAGGAGTTCCAGTTCAGGTTGGAAGAAGCGCAGTTTGAAACCGAACGCCTGGAAGAAATGATTTCCACCATGACACAAAAGCGGCAGCAGGCTGAGCGTGAAAGGGATCAGCTTCAAATGCTGACTGATATGTCTTTGATGAAGCTCAGACAAGCTGAATCCGTGCAACCAAAGAAGAGAGCATCTGTAGTTTCCATGCCACCAAGGATGAACGAGCGAGCAAAGGAAACACAGAGAGAACCAAGCCTGAGGAGGCTTTCCCAACACCTGCTGCATATGATTACTCCATCTGGAGTCGAAAAGTCATTAAACTCTGGGgagattgaaatgaatgttgTCCCAGAGGATAGCATTCTGGAAGACCAAATTTCTTCCCAAAGAATGGGAAAGTTCGACTTGGAAGAGCCCCACAAAGAACCAGAACAAATGATATCTGGTGAGGAGGTGGTAATGCCAGTGCTGGAGAAAAGCAAAGTCGAACttcaacaaagaaatttgGAAGAAGCAATGGATGCGTCCTCGCGCCATGACCACATCCATGAAACCATAGAACCTGAACAAGAGCTCAAAGAGAATCACGGGAAAAGCCAGAAGAGTGCATCCAGGAAAACTAGTCTCGAGTACTCTGACATTCACGAAAAACACATCGTTCGCATTTCAGCTGATCAGTCCAAAGAAGGGTCGCAGGCCTTCCTAATACCAACGCTACACATCGAAGAAGCAGACAACGAAAGAGAGACGACCGATCAAACCCATATTCCAGGAactgaaatatcacaagtcGATGGAGATGAAGCATTCAAACCACTGGAAGAAGGCGAAACGTACCCTTATGATTACCACCAGACCGAGTCACCAATGTTCATTATAGAAGGAGAGGatggaaatgaaagaattCTCTACAGCATTGACGATGTTTCAGAGTTGTTTGAGGGAATTCCCCAAACAACCCTTTAA
- the LOC141879006 gene encoding uncharacterized protein LOC141879006 isoform X1: MESKKQAAKFCGNILVRKARRRSFLAKSLFESVFGVLTEASFEYYQSSAQWTQDKKPQFFIGLVNILSVEEVDDGAFGHALCFQITYHSRTKKDNSNMRTLYLSAYEVEEFESWLSSLRLACRDNPVSLAQYHSGRYTGKSWTCCKGAMFRDSPGCKSCTIYGIPDIRRQKLSPAITFSGFGVVALESHYSDMPGSLPFSKDAHLTVSDASGVVEWKAFSTTSTSGYGYLPRELVALNSLEEEPWFFGEIPSAITTAILREQVPGCFILRTSGLGARTILSFRTDKTVKHVEVVLDETTHKYRVKDESDSVCYANFLQFDSIQQLLDQCKQHATLGTFLEKYPTLKNSDEIWKVDWAEIEAREERDSDLPWIVLNGKFQNKEASIHILPEGSSDILKEKFSNQSRLMMTLNHQNIVRLHGVGLKGPRNFIVHENLCNGDLLEYLRSNASLLSSQPSELRNILNHVINGMVYLHENSVEHGELVLQNCLVGEREQIKISGFHCARSPWCKQPLSDEGYKNKVPIPAPELSESWSWSDVWAFGFFIFTVVTVGEKPIASLHEVSSFTQPNEAMDDLGRLVEKIKFCLQKDPNARPTFQELRDQVSNASSTQSCSSHSLEDALHVQFIPEETVTVPLNKPSMNGDEEPEVFFFEDENAVTDWDSGETSTSQSREDLRQRLKHAELAALKANALQKRAEAAKDCILRQVQEAEAKCLREVEMITKSFLKRLTEASDRAAEAEQARYLAEEVKRLTEEKYTLYKYESEKNMHDLKAMFDDALLERDELMAALKTVGKDFDSGEMASTKRRDSIRHLEGKYQRYISTSDRTIQSLKTQLSGVVKHRDQLASDREAIRNEMRDTREALEQAVKEKEEFQFRLEEAQFETERLEEMISTMTQKRQQAERERDQLQMLTDMSLMKLRQAESVQPKKRASVVSMPPRMNERAKETQREPSLRRLSQHLLHMITPSGVEKSLNSGEIEMNVVPEDSILEDQISSQRMGKFDLEEPHKEPEQMISGEEVVMPVLEKSKVELQQRNLEEAMDASSRHDHIHETIEPEQELKENHGKSQKSASRKTSLEYSDIHEKHIVRISADQSKEGSQAFLIPTLHIEEADNERETTDQTHIPGTEISQVDGDEAFKPLEEGETYPYDYHQTESPMFIIEGEDGNERILYSIDDVSELFEGIPQTTL, translated from the exons ATGGAATCAAAGAAACAGGCAGCGAAGTTCTGCGGCAATATTTTAGTGAGAAAGGCGAGAAGAAGGAGTTTTCTTGCCAAGTCTCTATTTGAAAGTGTCTTTGGAGTCCTAACAGAGGCGTCTTTTGAGTATTACCAAAGTTCGGCGCAATGG ACACAAGATAAGAAGCCGCAGTTTTTCATCGGCCTCGTGAACATCCTATCAGTTGAGGAAGTAGACGACGGTGCCTTTGGACATGCGCTATGCTTTCAG ATTACATACCACAGTCGAACAAAGAAAGACAATTCCAATATGCGAACTCTTTATCTTTCTGCTTACGAAGTGGAGGAATTTGAATCTTGGTTGTCTTCTTTGAGACTAG CTTGCAGGGATAACCCGGTGAGCCTGGCGCAGTACCACTCTGGCCGATATACGGGAAAGTCGTGGACTTGTTGTAAAGGAGCAATGTTCCGTGATTCACCGGGATGCAAATCATGTACAATATATG GTATTCCAGACATTAGAAGGCAAAAG TTGTCTCCGGCTATCACCTTTAGTGGCTTTGGTGTGGTGGCCCTAGAGTCACATTACTCAGACATGCCAGGAAGTCTTCCATTTAGCAAG GATGCACATTTGACCGTTTCGGATGCTTCTGGAGTTGTTGAATGGAAAGCATTCTCGACAACATC GACCAGCGGATACGGATACCTTCCAAGAGAGCTAGTCGCACTGAACAGTCTGGAAGAAGAGCC GTGGTTTTTCGGAGAGATACCATCCGCCATTACAACAGCTATCTTAAGAGAACAG GTACCAGGGTGTTTTATTTTGAGAACTAGTGGACTGGGAGCAAGAACCATTCTTTCCTTTAG GACGGACAAAACAGTAAAACACGTTGAAGTTGTCCTAGATGAAACAACTCACAAGTATCGAGTGAAAGATGAATCAGACTCAGTTTGTTACGCAAATTTTCTGCAGTTTGATAGCATACAGCAACTACTGGACCAATGCAAACAACATGCAa cTTTGGGGACTTTCCTGGAGAAGTATCCCACACTCAAGAACTCAGATG aaaTCTGGAAAGTCGATTGGGCGGAGATTGAAGCAAGAGAAGAGAGGGACTCAGATCTGCCCTGG ATTGTattaaacgggaaatttcaaaacaaagaggCTTCCATTCATATTTTGCCAGAGGGAAGTTCTGATatcttgaaagaaaagtttAGCAACCAGTCAAGATTGATGAT GACCCTGAACCACCAAAACATTGTGAGACTACACGGAGTTGGACTGAAAGGACCTCGCAACTTCATAGTTCACGAAAATTTGTGCAATG GTGATCTATTGGAATACCTAAGGAGCAACGCATCTCTCCTCTCGTCTCAACCTTCTGAGTTGAGAAATATCTTGAATCACGTAATCAACGGGATGGTCTACCTACATGAGAATTCTGTAGAACACGGAGAATTG GTGCTGCAGAATTGCCTTGTCGGCGAGAGGGAACAAATCAAGATTTCAGGTTTTCATTGTGCAAG ATCTCCTTGGTGCAAACAACCGCTTTCTGACGAGGGTTACAAGAACAAAGTGCCTATTCCAGCACCAGAGTTATCTGAGTCTTGGTCATGGTCTGACGTTTGGGCTTTTG gcttctttattttcactgttgtcaCCGTGGGAGAAAAGCCAATCGCATCATTACACGAG GTTTCAAGTTTCACTCAACCCAATGAAGCAATGGATGACCTAGGCCGTCTAGTGGAAAAGATAaagttttgtttacaaaag GATCCAAACGCCCGTCCTACCTTTCAAGAACTTCGTGATCAAGTCTCAAATGCTTCATCCACTCAAAGTTGTTCTTCTCATTCCTTAGAAG atgcGCTGCACGTCCAATTCATCCCTGAGGAAACGGTCACAGTTCCACTGAACAAACCCTCAATGAATGGGGACGAAGAGCCGGAAGTATTCTTCTTCGAGGACGAAAACGCGGTTACAGATTGGGACAGTGGCGAAACATCGACTTCTCAAAGTCGTGAGGATCTGAGACAACGCCTCAAGCATGCAGAGTTAGCCGCCTTGAAAGCAAATGCCTTGCAAAAACGAGCCGAGGCAGCGAAAGATTGTATCCTTAGACAAGTTCAAGAGGCAGAGGCAAAGTGTCTAAGAGAAGTCGAGATGATAACAAAGTCGTTTTTAAAGCGGCTGACTGAGGCCAGTGATCGTGCAGCAGAGGCCGAGCAAGCTCGGTATTTAGCCGAAGAAGTAAAACGGCTCACTGAAGAAAAGTATACTCTGTACAAATATGAGAGCGAAAAAAATATGCACGATCTGAAGGCCATGTTTGACGATGCTCTTCTTGAAAGGGATGAGCTCATGGCAGCGTTAAAAACGGTTGGTAAGGATTTTGATTCTGGCGAAATGGCCTCCACAAAACGCAGGGACTCCATTCGCCATCTTGAAGGTAAATATCAGCGATACATCTCCACGAGTGATCGAACAATACAGAGCTTAAAAACACAACTAAGTGGGGTCGTCAAACATCGAGATCAACTTGCCTCTGACCGTGAAGCGATTAGAAACGAGATGAGAGATACTAGAGAGGCCCTGGAACAGGCGGTGAAGGAAAAGGAGGAGTTCCAGTTCAGGTTGGAAGAAGCGCAGTTTGAAACCGAACGCCTGGAAGAAATGATTTCCACCATGACACAAAAGCGGCAGCAGGCTGAGCGTGAAAGGGATCAGCTTCAAATGCTGACTGATATGTCTTTGATGAAGCTCAGACAAGCTGAATCCGTGCAACCAAAGAAGAGAGCATCTGTAGTTTCCATGCCACCAAGGATGAACGAGCGAGCAAAGGAAACACAGAGAGAACCAAGCCTGAGGAGGCTTTCCCAACACCTGCTGCATATGATTACTCCATCTGGAGTCGAAAAGTCATTAAACTCTGGGgagattgaaatgaatgttgTCCCAGAGGATAGCATTCTGGAAGACCAAATTTCTTCCCAAAGAATGGGAAAGTTCGACTTGGAAGAGCCCCACAAAGAACCAGAACAAATGATATCTGGTGAGGAGGTGGTAATGCCAGTGCTGGAGAAAAGCAAAGTCGAACttcaacaaagaaatttgGAAGAAGCAATGGATGCGTCCTCGCGCCATGACCACATCCATGAAACCATAGAACCTGAACAAGAGCTCAAAGAGAATCACGGGAAAAGCCAGAAGAGTGCATCCAGGAAAACTAGTCTCGAGTACTCTGACATTCACGAAAAACACATCGTTCGCATTTCAGCTGATCAGTCCAAAGAAGGGTCGCAGGCCTTCCTAATACCAACGCTACACATCGAAGAAGCAGACAACGAAAGAGAGACGACCGATCAAACCCATATTCCAGGAactgaaatatcacaagtcGATGGAGATGAAGCATTCAAACCACTGGAAGAAGGCGAAACGTACCCTTATGATTACCACCAGACCGAGTCACCAATGTTCATTATAGAAGGAGAGGatggaaatgaaagaattCTCTACAGCATTGACGATGTTTCAGAGTTGTTTGAGGGAATTCCCCAAACAACCCTTTAA
- the LOC141879006 gene encoding uncharacterized protein LOC141879006 isoform X2 translates to MLSACRDNPVSLAQYHSGRYTGKSWTCCKGAMFRDSPGCKSCTIYGIPDIRRQKLSPAITFSGFGVVALESHYSDMPGSLPFSKDAHLTVSDASGVVEWKAFSTTSTSGYGYLPRELVALNSLEEEPWFFGEIPSAITTAILREQVPGCFILRTSGLGARTILSFRTDKTVKHVEVVLDETTHKYRVKDESDSVCYANFLQFDSIQQLLDQCKQHATLGTFLEKYPTLKNSDEIWKVDWAEIEAREERDSDLPWIVLNGKFQNKEASIHILPEGSSDILKEKFSNQSRLMMTLNHQNIVRLHGVGLKGPRNFIVHENLCNGDLLEYLRSNASLLSSQPSELRNILNHVINGMVYLHENSVEHGELVLQNCLVGEREQIKISGFHCARSPWCKQPLSDEGYKNKVPIPAPELSESWSWSDVWAFGFFIFTVVTVGEKPIASLHEVSSFTQPNEAMDDLGRLVEKIKFCLQKDPNARPTFQELRDQVSNASSTQSCSSHSLEDALHVQFIPEETVTVPLNKPSMNGDEEPEVFFFEDENAVTDWDSGETSTSQSREDLRQRLKHAELAALKANALQKRAEAAKDCILRQVQEAEAKCLREVEMITKSFLKRLTEASDRAAEAEQARYLAEEVKRLTEEKYTLYKYESEKNMHDLKAMFDDALLERDELMAALKTVGKDFDSGEMASTKRRDSIRHLEGKYQRYISTSDRTIQSLKTQLSGVVKHRDQLASDREAIRNEMRDTREALEQAVKEKEEFQFRLEEAQFETERLEEMISTMTQKRQQAERERDQLQMLTDMSLMKLRQAESVQPKKRASVVSMPPRMNERAKETQREPSLRRLSQHLLHMITPSGVEKSLNSGEIEMNVVPEDSILEDQISSQRMGKFDLEEPHKEPEQMISGEEVVMPVLEKSKVELQQRNLEEAMDASSRHDHIHETIEPEQELKENHGKSQKSASRKTSLEYSDIHEKHIVRISADQSKEGSQAFLIPTLHIEEADNERETTDQTHIPGTEISQVDGDEAFKPLEEGETYPYDYHQTESPMFIIEGEDGNERILYSIDDVSELFEGIPQTTL, encoded by the exons ATGCTTTCAG CTTGCAGGGATAACCCGGTGAGCCTGGCGCAGTACCACTCTGGCCGATATACGGGAAAGTCGTGGACTTGTTGTAAAGGAGCAATGTTCCGTGATTCACCGGGATGCAAATCATGTACAATATATG GTATTCCAGACATTAGAAGGCAAAAG TTGTCTCCGGCTATCACCTTTAGTGGCTTTGGTGTGGTGGCCCTAGAGTCACATTACTCAGACATGCCAGGAAGTCTTCCATTTAGCAAG GATGCACATTTGACCGTTTCGGATGCTTCTGGAGTTGTTGAATGGAAAGCATTCTCGACAACATC GACCAGCGGATACGGATACCTTCCAAGAGAGCTAGTCGCACTGAACAGTCTGGAAGAAGAGCC GTGGTTTTTCGGAGAGATACCATCCGCCATTACAACAGCTATCTTAAGAGAACAG GTACCAGGGTGTTTTATTTTGAGAACTAGTGGACTGGGAGCAAGAACCATTCTTTCCTTTAG GACGGACAAAACAGTAAAACACGTTGAAGTTGTCCTAGATGAAACAACTCACAAGTATCGAGTGAAAGATGAATCAGACTCAGTTTGTTACGCAAATTTTCTGCAGTTTGATAGCATACAGCAACTACTGGACCAATGCAAACAACATGCAa cTTTGGGGACTTTCCTGGAGAAGTATCCCACACTCAAGAACTCAGATG aaaTCTGGAAAGTCGATTGGGCGGAGATTGAAGCAAGAGAAGAGAGGGACTCAGATCTGCCCTGG ATTGTattaaacgggaaatttcaaaacaaagaggCTTCCATTCATATTTTGCCAGAGGGAAGTTCTGATatcttgaaagaaaagtttAGCAACCAGTCAAGATTGATGAT GACCCTGAACCACCAAAACATTGTGAGACTACACGGAGTTGGACTGAAAGGACCTCGCAACTTCATAGTTCACGAAAATTTGTGCAATG GTGATCTATTGGAATACCTAAGGAGCAACGCATCTCTCCTCTCGTCTCAACCTTCTGAGTTGAGAAATATCTTGAATCACGTAATCAACGGGATGGTCTACCTACATGAGAATTCTGTAGAACACGGAGAATTG GTGCTGCAGAATTGCCTTGTCGGCGAGAGGGAACAAATCAAGATTTCAGGTTTTCATTGTGCAAG ATCTCCTTGGTGCAAACAACCGCTTTCTGACGAGGGTTACAAGAACAAAGTGCCTATTCCAGCACCAGAGTTATCTGAGTCTTGGTCATGGTCTGACGTTTGGGCTTTTG gcttctttattttcactgttgtcaCCGTGGGAGAAAAGCCAATCGCATCATTACACGAG GTTTCAAGTTTCACTCAACCCAATGAAGCAATGGATGACCTAGGCCGTCTAGTGGAAAAGATAaagttttgtttacaaaag GATCCAAACGCCCGTCCTACCTTTCAAGAACTTCGTGATCAAGTCTCAAATGCTTCATCCACTCAAAGTTGTTCTTCTCATTCCTTAGAAG atgcGCTGCACGTCCAATTCATCCCTGAGGAAACGGTCACAGTTCCACTGAACAAACCCTCAATGAATGGGGACGAAGAGCCGGAAGTATTCTTCTTCGAGGACGAAAACGCGGTTACAGATTGGGACAGTGGCGAAACATCGACTTCTCAAAGTCGTGAGGATCTGAGACAACGCCTCAAGCATGCAGAGTTAGCCGCCTTGAAAGCAAATGCCTTGCAAAAACGAGCCGAGGCAGCGAAAGATTGTATCCTTAGACAAGTTCAAGAGGCAGAGGCAAAGTGTCTAAGAGAAGTCGAGATGATAACAAAGTCGTTTTTAAAGCGGCTGACTGAGGCCAGTGATCGTGCAGCAGAGGCCGAGCAAGCTCGGTATTTAGCCGAAGAAGTAAAACGGCTCACTGAAGAAAAGTATACTCTGTACAAATATGAGAGCGAAAAAAATATGCACGATCTGAAGGCCATGTTTGACGATGCTCTTCTTGAAAGGGATGAGCTCATGGCAGCGTTAAAAACGGTTGGTAAGGATTTTGATTCTGGCGAAATGGCCTCCACAAAACGCAGGGACTCCATTCGCCATCTTGAAGGTAAATATCAGCGATACATCTCCACGAGTGATCGAACAATACAGAGCTTAAAAACACAACTAAGTGGGGTCGTCAAACATCGAGATCAACTTGCCTCTGACCGTGAAGCGATTAGAAACGAGATGAGAGATACTAGAGAGGCCCTGGAACAGGCGGTGAAGGAAAAGGAGGAGTTCCAGTTCAGGTTGGAAGAAGCGCAGTTTGAAACCGAACGCCTGGAAGAAATGATTTCCACCATGACACAAAAGCGGCAGCAGGCTGAGCGTGAAAGGGATCAGCTTCAAATGCTGACTGATATGTCTTTGATGAAGCTCAGACAAGCTGAATCCGTGCAACCAAAGAAGAGAGCATCTGTAGTTTCCATGCCACCAAGGATGAACGAGCGAGCAAAGGAAACACAGAGAGAACCAAGCCTGAGGAGGCTTTCCCAACACCTGCTGCATATGATTACTCCATCTGGAGTCGAAAAGTCATTAAACTCTGGGgagattgaaatgaatgttgTCCCAGAGGATAGCATTCTGGAAGACCAAATTTCTTCCCAAAGAATGGGAAAGTTCGACTTGGAAGAGCCCCACAAAGAACCAGAACAAATGATATCTGGTGAGGAGGTGGTAATGCCAGTGCTGGAGAAAAGCAAAGTCGAACttcaacaaagaaatttgGAAGAAGCAATGGATGCGTCCTCGCGCCATGACCACATCCATGAAACCATAGAACCTGAACAAGAGCTCAAAGAGAATCACGGGAAAAGCCAGAAGAGTGCATCCAGGAAAACTAGTCTCGAGTACTCTGACATTCACGAAAAACACATCGTTCGCATTTCAGCTGATCAGTCCAAAGAAGGGTCGCAGGCCTTCCTAATACCAACGCTACACATCGAAGAAGCAGACAACGAAAGAGAGACGACCGATCAAACCCATATTCCAGGAactgaaatatcacaagtcGATGGAGATGAAGCATTCAAACCACTGGAAGAAGGCGAAACGTACCCTTATGATTACCACCAGACCGAGTCACCAATGTTCATTATAGAAGGAGAGGatggaaatgaaagaattCTCTACAGCATTGACGATGTTTCAGAGTTGTTTGAGGGAATTCCCCAAACAACCCTTTAA